Proteins from a single region of Pongo pygmaeus isolate AG05252 chromosome 3, NHGRI_mPonPyg2-v2.0_pri, whole genome shotgun sequence:
- the TSPAN5 gene encoding tetraspanin-5 isoform X1: MSGKHYKGPEVSCCIKYFIFGFNVIFWFLGITFLGIGLWAWNEKGVLSNISSITDLGGFDPVWLFLVVGGVMFILGFAGCIGALRENTFLLKFFSVFLGIIFFLELTAGVLAFVFKDWIKDQLYFFINNNIRAYRDDIDLQNLIDFTQEYWQCCGAFGADDWNLNIYFNCTDSNASRERCGVPFSCCTKDPAEDVINTQCGYDARQKPEVDQQIVIYTKGCVPQFEKWLQDNLTIVAGIFIGIALLQIFGICLAQNLVSDIEAVRASW; encoded by the exons tttttgggAATAACATTTCTTGGAATTGGACTGTGGGCATGGAATGAAAAA GGAGTTCTGTCCAACATCTCTTCCATCACCGATCTCGGCGGCTTTGACCCAGTTTGGCTCTTCCTTGTGGTGGGAGGAGTGATGTTCATTTTGGGATTTGCAGGGTGCATTGGAGCGCTACGGGAAAACACTTTCCTTCTCAAGTTT TTTTCTGTGTTCCTGGGAATTATTTTCTTCCTGGAGCTCACTGCCGGAGTTCTAGCATTTGTTTTCAAAGACTGGATCAAAGACCAGCTGTATTTCTTTATAAACAACAACATCAGAGCATATCGGGATGACATTGATTTGCAAAACCTCATAGACTTCACCCAGGAATAT TGGCAGTGCTGTGGGGCTTTTGGAGCTGACGATTGGAACCTAAATATTTACTTCAATTGCACAGATTCCAATGCAAGTCGAGAGCGATGTGGCGTTCCATTCTCCTGCTGCACTAAAGATCCCGCA GAAGATGTCATCAACACTCAGTGTGGCTATGATGCCAGGCAAAAACCA GAAGTTGACCAGCAGATTGTAATCTACACAAAAGGCTGTGTGCCCCAGTTTGAGAAGTGGTTGCAGGACAATTTAACCATCGTTGCTGGTATTTTCATAGGCATTGCATTGCTGCAG aTTTTTGGGAtatgcctggcccagaatttgGTTAGCGATATCGAAGCTGTCAGGGCGAGCTGGTAG
- the TSPAN5 gene encoding tetraspanin-5 isoform X2, protein MFLGITFLGIGLWAWNEKGVLSNISSITDLGGFDPVWLFLVVGGVMFILGFAGCIGALRENTFLLKFFSVFLGIIFFLELTAGVLAFVFKDWIKDQLYFFINNNIRAYRDDIDLQNLIDFTQEYWQCCGAFGADDWNLNIYFNCTDSNASRERCGVPFSCCTKDPAEDVINTQCGYDARQKPEVDQQIVIYTKGCVPQFEKWLQDNLTIVAGIFIGIALLQIFGICLAQNLVSDIEAVRASW, encoded by the exons tttttgggAATAACATTTCTTGGAATTGGACTGTGGGCATGGAATGAAAAA GGAGTTCTGTCCAACATCTCTTCCATCACCGATCTCGGCGGCTTTGACCCAGTTTGGCTCTTCCTTGTGGTGGGAGGAGTGATGTTCATTTTGGGATTTGCAGGGTGCATTGGAGCGCTACGGGAAAACACTTTCCTTCTCAAGTTT TTTTCTGTGTTCCTGGGAATTATTTTCTTCCTGGAGCTCACTGCCGGAGTTCTAGCATTTGTTTTCAAAGACTGGATCAAAGACCAGCTGTATTTCTTTATAAACAACAACATCAGAGCATATCGGGATGACATTGATTTGCAAAACCTCATAGACTTCACCCAGGAATAT TGGCAGTGCTGTGGGGCTTTTGGAGCTGACGATTGGAACCTAAATATTTACTTCAATTGCACAGATTCCAATGCAAGTCGAGAGCGATGTGGCGTTCCATTCTCCTGCTGCACTAAAGATCCCGCA GAAGATGTCATCAACACTCAGTGTGGCTATGATGCCAGGCAAAAACCA GAAGTTGACCAGCAGATTGTAATCTACACAAAAGGCTGTGTGCCCCAGTTTGAGAAGTGGTTGCAGGACAATTTAACCATCGTTGCTGGTATTTTCATAGGCATTGCATTGCTGCAG aTTTTTGGGAtatgcctggcccagaatttgGTTAGCGATATCGAAGCTGTCAGGGCGAGCTGGTAG